The window TCTCTGAAGAGATGCGGACATAACTTTCCGCAGGCGCCAGCCGCTTTTCTGCGCCAAAAAAAGGATTTACTGCACTTTCCAGGCCGTCCTTATTAGCAGCACTTCCCAGAATGTGAGCTGCTGTCACCACGCCCTGCCCTCCGAGGCCAGACATACGGATAAAAGTTTTTTCTATCGAATTCATGATTTTTCCTCGATGGTGTCCAGAAACGCTTGGGCTTGCTGCGATATTAACTCCGTAGTCTTGTACAATCCCTCCCTCTCCCGCCACTTGATATACGAAATGGTTTCCTTGGAATTAATCTTGTAATTTGTGGGGCAGGGGCTGTAGATTTGCACATAGGTCGGTCCGGTGTCTCGCGCGACCAAAATTGCCCGTCTAACCGCCTTTGAAAGTTGTTTAGGTTTTGCAGGCGAAACCGAAGCCACATATGCACAGCCCGAGGCCTGGGCAATTTCAGGAAGTGACAGTTTCGGAAAATTTTTCCCTTTGGGAGCCATGTTTAGTACAGCCCCTTGCACGGACATGCCGCTTTCCTGGCCGCCCGTGTTGGCGTAGGCTTCGTTGTCCAGCATGATGGTGGTGAGATTCTCGCGACGCAGCCAGGACTGCATGACCATGTCCAGGCCTATGTCGGCGATGGCGCCGTCTCCGGCAATAACCACCACATCCTTTACTTTGTCCGGAAATCTCAGCCTCAGCGCTCGCTTCAAACCAGTGGCCACGGCATTCTGGTTGCCGAAAAGGGAATGAATATTATGAAGCGCGACCTGCGGGAATGCAAGCGCGCTGCAACCAGTAGAGCCGACCACAACTGTGTCTTCTGGCGCGGGCAGCGATGCCAGGGTCAGCCTTAGTGCAAGGGCTAAGCCGCATCCAGCGCAAAGGGGATGCTCTTCCAACAACTCTTTAAAAGAACCAAGATCCTTGATGGCGTAACCTTGCCCGTACGGACCATTATCAACTAGCTCCCGGTATTCCGAAGGCATGATGTCATCGAATCCAGGCGATATTCTCAGCATTCCGGTCTTCATCGAGTACTCCTTCTTATTTCTTCGAGAATCAGCTCCGGCGGCATGGTCATTCCACCAAAGACCCTAGGTCCTTGAACCACCTTGCGGGGCTCATTGATGACGTTACATAACTCCCTGGCAAGCCACCCCGTCCGATTAAATTCCGGCACAACGACAGCTTGGGCCCGAGAAGTCAGTGCCCGGAGTTCCTCGCGCGGAAAGGGCCGGATGCTTTTGATCTTGATTAGGCCGACATGAATTCCTTCATCTCGGGCGACACGAATGGCCTCACGGCTCT is drawn from Desulfomicrobium macestii and contains these coding sequences:
- a CDS encoding thiamine pyrophosphate-dependent enzyme is translated as MKTGMLRISPGFDDIMPSEYRELVDNGPYGQGYAIKDLGSFKELLEEHPLCAGCGLALALRLTLASLPAPEDTVVVGSTGCSALAFPQVALHNIHSLFGNQNAVATGLKRALRLRFPDKVKDVVVIAGDGAIADIGLDMVMQSWLRRENLTTIMLDNEAYANTGGQESGMSVQGAVLNMAPKGKNFPKLSLPEIAQASGCAYVASVSPAKPKQLSKAVRRAILVARDTGPTYVQIYSPCPTNYKINSKETISYIKWREREGLYKTTELISQQAQAFLDTIEEKS